One region of Brassica napus cultivar Da-Ae chromosome A10, Da-Ae, whole genome shotgun sequence genomic DNA includes:
- the LOC111201418 gene encoding zinc finger protein CONSTANS-LIKE 4-like, which translates to MGKKNCELCDGVARMFCESDQASLCWNCDGKVHGANFLVAKHTRCLLCSVCQSPTPWKASGLRFGPTVSVCESCLARKNKTLSLKKEISSNDNHNDDDDCEEGEEEEAENQVVPGGVAPVMSSSSSVSSGEESVSGDGGLVVKRTRGGLDLDCFDGCDTSSTSSSSTLVLITAKKRRYLSR; encoded by the coding sequence ATGGGGAAGAAGAACTGTGAGCTATGTGACGGTGTAGCGAGGATGTTCTGCGAGTCAGACCAGGCGAGCTTATGCTGGAACTGCGACGGAAAGGTTCACGGAGCTAACTTTCTGGTGGCTAAGCACACGCGCTGTCTTCTTTGCAGCGTGTGTCAATCTCCGACGCCTTGGAAAGCCTCGGGTCTTCGTTTCGGTCCAACGGTTTCAGTATGCGAGTCCTGTCTAGCTCGTAAGAACAAGACTCTGAGTCTGAAGAAAGAGATTAGTAGTAATGATAAtcataatgatgatgatgattgtgaggaaggtgaagaagaagaagcggagAATCAGGTGGTGCCAGGGGGTGTGGCTCCGGTGATGAGTTCATCGTCTTCCGTTAGCAGCGGAGAGGAAAGTGTCTCTGGCGATGGAGGTCTGGTGGTTAAAAGAACGCGAGGGGGTCTGGATCTTGACTGCTTCGATGGCTGTGATACGTCATCGACGTCATCATCGTCTACTCTGGTTTTAATAACCGCTAAGAAAAGGAGATATCTCAGCCGTTGA
- the LOC111201299 gene encoding uncharacterized protein LOC111201299 — protein MFCINTNLPFHKNILVMSLLLSRLSRLCPGKPSLVGRSSYSLLFSNGFSSSLLQTAPGFVVRANPCGEGLGKLLFQKNTESWFTHLEKKVPLELVDRDELGTVGSCNGWVATLKDDGILRLQDDLNPAASHTHPKHIPLPPLVTLPHCQTQIITNVSMSSSSPEDEDCVVAVKFLGPQLSFCRPAQSKPEWTNVKIEDPYFFSSRVMFSKKDDMFRIPGSGGNLIGSWNPNKHKNNPKIQRLQYQNLPKLTKIKRELLDLCWTSEHLVESRTTGETFLVKWFRKTSRRLALMKTKALMVFKIDEEGNAVYTQDIGDLVIYISKSEPFCIPASSFPGLDRNSVQIVDVDEYGAIRLHDSSIFSHNIRFGAPYFIPPQNIDQV, from the coding sequence ATGTTTTGTATTAATACTAACTTAccattccataagaatattcttgTCATGTCTCTTCTTCTCAGCCGACTGTCGAGGCTCTGTCCTGGGAAACCTTCCTTGGTGGGAAGATCCTCttactctcttctcttctcaaatGGCTTCTCATCTTCCTTGCTTCAAACCGCTCCTGGCTTTGTCGTCCGCGCTAATCCTTGTGGAGAGGGTCTCGGAAAACTTTTGTTTCAGAAGAATACTGAGAGTTGGTTCACTCATTTGGAAAAGAAGGTGCCTCTAGAGTTGGTGGATAGAGATGAATTGGGAACGGTCGGGTCTTGCAATGGCTGGGTCGCTACTTTGAAGGACGACGGCATCTTACGTCTCCAAGATGATCTAAACCCGGCTGCCTCGCATACACACCCGAAACACATTCCTCTGCCTCCTCTTGTGACACTACCTCATTGCCAAACCCAAATCATCACCAACGTGTCGATGTCCTCATCTTCTCCAGAGGATGAAGACTGTGTAGTGGCTGTCAAGTTCTTGGGGCCTCAACTCAGCTTCTGCAGACCGGCTCAGAGTAAACCGGAGTGGACCAACGTCAAGATTGAAGACCCATATTTCTTCTCCTCACGTGTCATGTTTTCCAAGAAAGATGACATGTTTCGCATTCCGGGGTCTGGAGGCAACCTCATCGGCTCATGGAATCCCAACAAACACAAGAACAATCCCAAGATTCAGAGGCTGCAGTATCAAAATCTTCCCAAGCTCACAAAGATCAAACGGGAGCTTCTGGATTTGTGTTGGACGAGCGAACACTTGGTAGAGTCAAGAACCACCGGCGAGACTTTCTTGGTTAAGTGGTTCAGAAAGACCAGCAGGCGACTTGCCCTAATGAAAACGAAAGCGTTGATGGTGTTTAAAATAGACGAAGAAGGAAACGCTGTCTACACTCAAGACATTGGAGATCTCGTCATTTATATCTCAAAGTCTGAACCGTTCTGTATTCCTGCTAGCTCCTTCCCTGGCCTGGATCGAAACAGCGTTCAAATAGTTGATGTCGACGAATATGGCGCTATCCGTCTGCATGATTCCTCCATCTTTTCTCATAATATTAGATTCGGCGCCCCCTACTTTATTCCTCCTCAAAATAT